From one Spartinivicinus poritis genomic stretch:
- a CDS encoding calcium-binding protein, translating into MTKLLKKNFFNDPNIKKKDLNEKQLNDMKERKKIVRYGTDLTNTRKINNSLFDVACAKFVSAADGNFTLVFPELPKAESVFSIAELPALLESGKNRDFKVDGVSIKELMQLADSNGVEAVKKAVTANSIAIYGASGLFTNVTASSNHYSPNYDDKHIQNWKEITEKINSAESHLIIKNIDGVDVVVPDEKISIWNKEQIKHYQEFLDKASPDVRKIIDGHWESLKQAGFKYGGKVLKGLGLVGALAITGVVAADVAHALEAGDNEKARQIMEQFAIETAGSEVGFKIGALFGGLVAAVAGLTAPWAIAVIGLCGLVGGSLGAEYAVEFHEWLNDLSDEYKADVVKRYSELLFGSDYSKVPETDIASLTFETIGNKIQLIKPDTKEVIAKAMNSEAWRYALVKLNPFVVEGADYTKHNEDGVLDLYDPETDSGNLTREWVKIRARFLVMNSLYIKSGDTDGVLDFALLGGFTHVGGDWHFVDNMGEKKYELTLDGLDVGLKPTREFYFGGQNNDSYSGGDGNDYLFGSAGNDTLTGRKGKDYLEGGEGNDELDGGEDSDKLVGGKGNDSLKGGKGNDILVGGKGNDIYSFEAENGHDTIIDTEGNNELHINGKVITQLTALNEEKSIYQDEYENTYLMDGGLVVVKVKDGGTITIKDFDKERFGIELKDYERFEPEPIPDDHNVVDNYERKVGEETKTVHDTLEERADSELSWLNDKPMVYNGDLYNKSRMDHDEYKHRERHTHLVEANFGFQGTNFSDELRSDNFSENLHAHEGDDIVYGNGGMDGITGGPGSDYIIGGTESDYIWASSATSLSGDNPGDEVTDTNYIEGNQGQDYINGGIGSDTILGGEGRDLLYGAAGNDIIFGGDGDNSWIFGDSVFEMTFPAETKIEMNHIFISGIARKS; encoded by the coding sequence TTGACCAAGCTGTTAAAAAAGAATTTTTTTAATGATCCAAATATAAAAAAGAAAGACTTAAATGAAAAACAACTGAATGATATGAAAGAAAGGAAGAAAATTGTTCGGTATGGTACAGATCTAACGAATACCAGAAAAATAAATAACAGCCTTTTTGACGTAGCATGTGCAAAATTTGTATCGGCTGCTGATGGGAACTTCACATTAGTATTTCCAGAATTACCAAAAGCTGAAAGTGTATTTTCTATTGCAGAATTACCTGCGTTACTAGAAAGTGGTAAGAATAGGGACTTCAAAGTAGACGGAGTCTCCATCAAAGAACTGATGCAATTAGCGGATTCTAATGGTGTAGAAGCAGTTAAAAAGGCAGTTACTGCAAACTCTATAGCTATATATGGCGCATCAGGACTATTTACTAATGTGACTGCGAGCAGTAATCATTATAGTCCCAATTATGATGACAAACATATCCAAAACTGGAAAGAAATAACTGAAAAAATAAACTCTGCAGAGAGCCATCTTATTATAAAAAATATCGATGGGGTAGATGTAGTTGTACCTGATGAAAAAATTTCTATATGGAACAAAGAGCAAATAAAGCATTATCAAGAATTTTTGGATAAAGCATCCCCTGATGTTAGAAAAATTATCGATGGACATTGGGAGTCACTTAAACAAGCTGGCTTTAAGTATGGCGGTAAGGTGCTTAAGGGCCTTGGCTTAGTGGGAGCATTAGCTATCACTGGGGTAGTAGCTGCGGATGTTGCTCACGCACTAGAGGCTGGAGATAACGAAAAAGCACGCCAAATAATGGAGCAGTTTGCTATCGAAACTGCTGGCTCTGAGGTTGGGTTTAAGATTGGCGCCCTGTTTGGTGGACTAGTGGCAGCTGTAGCAGGGCTTACTGCCCCTTGGGCTATTGCGGTTATAGGACTGTGTGGTTTAGTTGGCGGCTCATTAGGGGCCGAATATGCTGTTGAATTTCATGAGTGGTTAAATGATTTAAGTGATGAATATAAAGCTGATGTAGTGAAGAGGTATTCTGAACTGCTATTTGGCTCAGATTATTCGAAGGTTCCAGAGACTGATATAGCGTCATTAACGTTTGAAACTATAGGAAATAAAATCCAGTTAATAAAACCAGATACTAAGGAAGTAATAGCTAAAGCGATGAATAGTGAAGCTTGGCGATATGCTCTGGTCAAGTTAAATCCTTTTGTCGTAGAAGGAGCAGATTACACAAAACATAATGAAGATGGAGTTTTGGACTTATACGACCCAGAAACTGACTCTGGAAATCTGACAAGAGAATGGGTCAAAATTAGAGCCAGATTCTTGGTGATGAATAGCCTTTATATAAAGTCAGGCGATACAGATGGTGTTCTCGACTTTGCATTACTTGGTGGTTTCACCCATGTTGGTGGTGATTGGCATTTCGTTGACAATATGGGGGAAAAGAAATACGAACTAACGCTGGACGGTTTAGATGTAGGCCTAAAACCTACTCGTGAGTTTTATTTTGGTGGGCAGAATAATGACTCATATTCTGGAGGAGACGGAAATGATTACCTGTTTGGAAGTGCAGGTAATGACACGCTGACAGGTAGAAAAGGAAAAGACTATCTTGAAGGTGGAGAAGGTAATGACGAATTAGATGGCGGTGAAGATAGTGATAAGTTAGTTGGAGGAAAAGGTAATGACTCTCTAAAAGGCGGCAAAGGCAATGATATATTAGTTGGCGGTAAAGGCAACGATATCTATAGCTTTGAAGCAGAAAATGGCCACGACACCATCATTGACACAGAAGGCAATAACGAACTTCATATCAACGGTAAAGTAATCACCCAACTCACCGCCCTCAACGAAGAAAAATCTATCTACCAGGATGAGTATGAAAACACCTACTTAATGGATGGTGGTCTTGTTGTCGTCAAAGTAAAAGACGGCGGCACGATTACGATTAAGGATTTTGATAAGGAACGGTTTGGGATTGAGCTGAAGGACTATGAGCGGTTTGAGCCAGAACCTATCCCAGATGACCACAATGTAGTGGATAATTATGAGCGTAAAGTGGGTGAAGAGACTAAAACAGTTCATGATACCCTAGAAGAACGAGCAGATAGTGAGTTGAGTTGGTTAAATGATAAGCCGATGGTGTATAACGGTGATCTTTATAATAAATCCAGAATGGATCACGATGAGTATAAACACAGAGAACGACACACTCATTTAGTTGAAGCTAATTTTGGTTTTCAAGGAACAAATTTTAGTGATGAATTACGCAGTGATAATTTTTCTGAAAATTTACATGCTCATGAGGGAGATGACATCGTTTATGGTAATGGAGGTATGGATGGCATTACAGGCGGCCCTGGTAGTGACTATATTATTGGTGGGACAGAAAGTGATTATATCTGGGCTAGTAGTGCAACAAGTTTAAGTGGTGATAATCCTGGCGATGAAGTTACTGATACCAATTATATAGAAGGTAATCAAGGCCAAGATTATATTAATGGCGGCATCGGAAGCGATACAATTCTGGGGGGAGAAGGTAGAGACTTACTTTATGGTGCTGCAGGAAATGACATAATATTTGGTGGTGATGGGGATAACAGCTGGATTTTCGGAGACTCAGTATTTGAAATGACTTTTCCAGCTGAAACAAAAATCGAAATGAATCACATATTTATTTCTGGTATAGCTAGAAAATCATAA
- a CDS encoding glutaredoxin family protein — MKKWLLVIAIIILFQNRQEISLFLNPPPDFSAINKEDVVLYATSWCGYCKKARSFLEKYNIPYTEYDIEKSTEGLHQYKQLGGKGVPVFLVKGKTISGYNPQAVVAALEG; from the coding sequence ATGAAAAAGTGGCTGTTAGTCATCGCTATTATTATTTTGTTTCAAAACCGACAAGAAATAAGCCTGTTTCTAAACCCACCACCCGACTTTTCTGCCATCAATAAAGAAGATGTCGTGCTATATGCCACTAGCTGGTGTGGTTACTGCAAAAAAGCCAGATCATTTTTAGAAAAGTACAATATACCCTACACAGAGTACGATATTGAAAAGTCCACAGAAGGCCTCCATCAATATAAGCAACTAGGTGGCAAGGGAGTCCCCGTGTTTTTGGTTAAAGGCAAAACCATCAGTGGTTATAACCCACAAGCGGTGGTGGCTGCATTGGAGGGATAA
- a CDS encoding ArsR/SmtB family transcription factor — MQTPQPISLDLIFKALADETRRQLLQTLCEGSYSIRDLASPFDISFPAVAKHIGVLERAGLITRKKRGREQICTLNPLTLQEAHRWLGFYESFWNQQLDHLEDYLSLLQK, encoded by the coding sequence ATGCAAACACCTCAACCTATATCACTAGATCTCATATTCAAAGCGCTAGCTGATGAAACCCGGCGCCAGCTATTGCAAACGCTATGTGAAGGGAGTTATAGCATTAGAGACTTGGCATCACCTTTTGATATCAGTTTTCCTGCGGTAGCTAAACATATAGGAGTGCTTGAGCGAGCAGGCTTGATTACCAGAAAAAAGAGGGGGCGTGAGCAAATTTGTACACTTAATCCATTAACCTTGCAGGAAGCTCATCGATGGTTAGGTTTTTATGAAAGTTTCTGGAATCAACAGCTTGATCATTTGGAAGACTATTTAAGTTTGCTACAAAAATAA
- a CDS encoding type II toxin-antitoxin system VapC family toxin produces MKYLLDTCIVSEYLKKNPNKKVIEWLDEQEESYLFISCLTIAELKKGFYKLCEKDPIQLGSKAEKIALWLERIEKRFQNRVLPLNNGTLHNWAKLNGQSEANSKKLPVVDSFLVATALTHNLIAVTYNEADFKLYSKQLEILKPN; encoded by the coding sequence GTGAAATATTTACTCGATACCTGCATAGTGTCTGAATACTTAAAGAAGAATCCTAATAAAAAGGTAATTGAATGGTTGGATGAGCAGGAAGAAAGTTATTTATTTATAAGTTGTTTAACAATTGCAGAGTTAAAAAAAGGGTTCTATAAACTTTGCGAAAAAGACCCTATTCAACTTGGCTCTAAAGCCGAAAAAATTGCTTTATGGCTGGAACGAATCGAAAAACGTTTTCAAAACCGGGTTCTACCTTTAAACAATGGTACCTTGCATAACTGGGCTAAGCTCAATGGTCAATCAGAAGCCAACAGTAAAAAGTTACCTGTTGTGGATAGTTTTCTTGTAGCAACCGCATTAACCCATAACTTGATTGCTGTTACATACAATGAAGCTGACTTTAAGCTTTATAGTAAACAACTAGAAATTTTAAAACCTAATTAA
- a CDS encoding type IV pilin protein — protein sequence MQKRSQGFTLVELMIVVVIVAILAAIAIPSYQQYVINSRRAEAQSALMQFAQAMERHYAKKYSYKGLAVSDGDTGVPADIFPSRAPLEGATKYYNLTISAATENTYTLGAVPIAGTAQAGNGALTITSSSDTCWYKDQDSIPDDKSGCIRWKG from the coding sequence ATGCAAAAACGCAGTCAAGGTTTTACCTTAGTTGAACTGATGATTGTGGTAGTAATAGTCGCTATTTTAGCGGCTATTGCTATCCCGTCTTATCAACAATATGTAATCAACAGCCGTCGAGCAGAAGCGCAAAGTGCATTAATGCAATTTGCTCAGGCAATGGAACGGCACTATGCTAAAAAATATTCTTATAAAGGATTAGCTGTAAGTGATGGGGATACTGGCGTGCCAGCAGATATTTTTCCAAGTCGAGCACCGTTGGAAGGCGCCACTAAGTACTATAATTTAACAATTTCTGCAGCAACTGAAAATACTTATACCCTTGGAGCTGTGCCAATAGCTGGTACAGCACAAGCTGGGAATGGAGCATTAACCATTACATCTTCTAGTGATACCTGTTGGTATAAAGACCAAGATAGCATACCCGACGATAAGAGTGGGTGTATACGCTGGAAAGGCTAA
- a CDS encoding glutathione S-transferase family protein: MKLYYHPLSTYSQKVLMAFYEKEVEFTPHIVNLMDETSKKEYKEIYPLGKIPLLMCDDDHMIPESTIIIEYLDTHFTTGTKLIPDDKDTARQVRFIDRVQDNYLNDNIATLFFESMKPAEKQDPEKQAKAKEQLDIMYHYMNKQYSETTFAKGDDFTMADCSAVPALFYAQKIYPFEQFEGIKAYYKRVSERPSYQKVLAEAQPYLEKMFN; the protein is encoded by the coding sequence ATGAAACTATACTATCATCCGCTATCAACATATTCACAAAAAGTGCTGATGGCCTTTTATGAAAAAGAGGTTGAATTTACTCCCCATATAGTCAACTTAATGGATGAAACAAGCAAAAAGGAATACAAAGAAATATATCCACTGGGGAAAATACCCCTATTGATGTGTGATGATGATCATATGATTCCAGAATCAACCATAATAATAGAATACCTAGATACTCACTTTACTACTGGCACCAAACTTATTCCTGATGACAAAGATACAGCCAGGCAGGTTAGGTTTATCGATAGAGTTCAAGATAATTATCTGAATGACAATATTGCTACTTTATTCTTTGAAAGTATGAAGCCAGCCGAAAAGCAAGACCCTGAAAAGCAAGCCAAAGCAAAAGAGCAATTAGATATTATGTATCACTACATGAACAAACAATATAGCGAAACCACTTTTGCAAAAGGTGATGACTTTACAATGGCTGATTGCTCTGCAGTGCCTGCTTTATTTTATGCCCAAAAAATCTATCCATTTGAGCAGTTTGAAGGCATAAAAGCTTATTATAAACGTGTATCAGAAAGGCCTTCTTATCAAAAAGTGCTAGCTGAAGCACAGCCTTACTTGGAAAAGATGTTTAATTGA
- a CDS encoding calcium-binding protein, protein MTYDDLLVGGKDEDHILGEIGSDTIIGGAGDDHLLGDRPYTKEFAKKYFRKEKESELWQLNKNLHGNDILMGNEGNDQIVGNGGDDRLYGGEDDDRLFGDNAKFKGQSEVTGELSGNDYLNGGTGNDYLWGGGGNDTLEGGLGKDYLDGGLGDDTYIYHRNDGMDTIKDLKGINTIQLKSLLPSDVSILYHSDEQDQEGDYLEVVLNEKNDNLEIEGIFIYAFEKGTLNLKPGTENIHIEFADGSRVPLTELAKQIHNGSDGDDTIAGDHANNSLTGGKGNDQLHGNDGNDQLDGEEGNDEIYGGLGKDLISGGEGNDQLYGGEGNDKLQGGMGNDHLFGGAGDDELKGGYGNNILDGGAGNDTLFSWFSSIYQFGKNDGQDVITGGLGITIQFKEGVLPENVSFAIKGDDLTFSLADSDDSITIKNFTSNAKKLEKIEFADGTSWSLDDITPQLYQATDEKDLITGTDLDEQLKGLAGNDTLLGKGGNDTLEGNQGNDHLYGHEGNDKLYGNEGDDKLYGKEGDDELYGGDGNDKLHDNEGNNELYGGDGNDELYGGKGDDLLEGGDGNDRLEGYQGNDTYIVGRNSGQDTIYLEDEYGKRDTKILRFKEGISQEDIIVERGKKNNKNNNNLLVKIKDTDTVVTVIDYFQEWKVHSYRHWSDNRLIVENEFRDSRFDRIEFADGSHWTVDDVFSKISQATDGDDVITGEDTDDIIKGLAGNDTLSGKAGNDTFEGGPGNDTIDGGTGKNTYIFGKGDGQDIITFSDRGNEPSLQTIQFKEGISADDIEIWQSDSAEITIKIKNTTDQIVLKGELDDKKAIVFTDGQKWDHEEVLKQLRIGYDHDQRITGSDEDETFDGKAGNDILDGRKGRNIFLFGRGDGQDEIHSRHFEQDDAHNIIRFKEGITPDDVIVERRYSETMGLVDMEYYDLLLKLKGSDDQLRLQSFFMGGNRMLDKAEFADGTEWSSDEIKQMVLQGSPNNDHLEGYYDSNDKINGFTGHDNLKGFSGDDVLDGGAGNDSLIGGEGSDTYIFGRGYGRDIISANSSGDSVETLQFKEGVAESDLAFWQQENDLFIGIKNTQDRVQINRFFVNDSNKIDLIKFADGSTLSLDDVDQFIKPSDKNNVLYGDRGNNEIDGLGGDDEIYGGEGSDTLKGGDGNDTLHAADSYHDRAPNTLIGGKGNDTLYGSYGEETYIYNLGDGQDRIIETSRNQVFGGLPTSDDKLVFGEGVSATDLSFIREGYDLAVYHKNGSDQITIQDWFVRYGGNAPAYFTIKSFEFADGSTLSDSQVESQLTTERPKPTRILSNSPKSETFTGQTGNDTYQFTAGDGQDTINNTTPTPDTDNDVLKLSGITKDKLWFKKEGDNLAVDVLGSDDQITISDWFAEESAQLDAIETESFVLSRAKVDSLVQAMAAFNDYETADGNMVAEVHTSLTPTLTAAWQAK, encoded by the coding sequence ATGACTTATGATGATCTACTTGTAGGAGGAAAAGATGAGGATCATATTCTCGGTGAAATAGGTAGTGACACCATTATAGGCGGCGCAGGAGATGATCATCTTCTTGGAGACAGGCCATATACAAAAGAGTTTGCAAAAAAATATTTTCGAAAAGAAAAAGAGAGTGAGCTATGGCAATTAAATAAAAATTTGCACGGCAATGATATTTTAATGGGGAATGAAGGGAATGATCAGATTGTGGGTAATGGCGGCGATGACCGGCTTTATGGTGGCGAAGATGATGACCGTTTATTTGGTGATAATGCTAAATTTAAAGGTCAAAGTGAAGTCACTGGCGAATTATCAGGAAACGACTACCTAAATGGTGGTACAGGAAATGACTATTTATGGGGTGGCGGCGGTAATGATACGTTAGAAGGAGGTTTAGGAAAAGACTACCTTGATGGTGGTTTAGGTGATGATACCTATATTTACCACCGAAATGATGGCATGGACACCATCAAAGATTTAAAAGGTATCAATACCATTCAATTAAAAAGCTTATTACCCAGCGATGTTTCAATTCTTTATCACAGTGATGAGCAAGATCAAGAAGGCGATTACCTAGAAGTTGTACTAAATGAAAAAAATGATAATTTAGAAATTGAAGGGATATTTATCTATGCCTTTGAGAAAGGCACATTAAATTTAAAACCTGGAACAGAAAATATTCATATAGAATTTGCCGATGGTAGTCGTGTACCGCTGACAGAATTAGCAAAACAAATTCATAACGGTAGTGATGGTGATGACACAATAGCAGGTGATCATGCCAATAACAGTCTCACTGGTGGTAAAGGCAATGATCAGCTACACGGTAATGATGGGAATGACCAACTGGATGGTGAAGAAGGCAATGATGAGATCTATGGTGGTCTAGGTAAAGATTTGATTTCTGGTGGTGAGGGGAATGACCAACTATACGGTGGTGAAGGGAATGATAAGCTGCAGGGCGGAATGGGCAATGACCACTTGTTTGGTGGTGCTGGGGATGATGAGCTAAAAGGAGGGTATGGCAACAATATTCTAGATGGCGGTGCTGGCAATGATACTTTGTTCAGCTGGTTTAGTTCGATTTATCAGTTTGGCAAAAATGATGGCCAAGATGTCATTACAGGCGGTTTGGGGATTACCATCCAATTTAAAGAAGGGGTATTACCAGAAAATGTATCCTTTGCCATAAAAGGGGATGACTTAACTTTCTCATTAGCAGATAGTGATGATTCTATTACCATTAAAAACTTTACATCTAATGCTAAAAAATTGGAAAAAATAGAGTTTGCTGATGGAACCTCATGGTCACTTGATGATATTACCCCGCAATTATACCAGGCCACTGATGAAAAGGATTTAATTACTGGGACAGACCTTGATGAACAATTAAAAGGACTAGCGGGTAATGACACACTACTAGGCAAGGGCGGCAATGATACCTTAGAAGGAAACCAAGGAAATGATCACCTTTATGGTCATGAAGGCAATGATAAATTGTATGGCAATGAAGGCGATGACAAACTGTATGGTAAAGAAGGTGATGATGAGCTGTATGGTGGTGATGGCAATGACAAGCTGCACGATAATGAAGGGAATAATGAACTGTATGGCGGTGATGGTAATGATGAACTTTACGGTGGTAAAGGGGATGATCTATTAGAGGGTGGTGATGGTAATGACCGCTTAGAAGGCTACCAGGGAAATGATACTTATATTGTAGGTAGAAATAGTGGTCAAGATACGATTTATCTTGAGGATGAATATGGAAAGCGCGATACAAAAATACTTCGCTTTAAAGAGGGGATCAGCCAGGAAGATATTATTGTTGAGCGCGGCAAAAAAAATAATAAAAACAACAATAACCTGTTAGTGAAAATTAAAGATACAGACACGGTTGTGACTGTTATTGATTATTTTCAAGAGTGGAAAGTACACTCTTATCGCCACTGGAGTGATAACCGGCTGATTGTTGAAAATGAGTTTCGTGACAGTCGTTTTGACCGTATTGAATTTGCAGATGGCAGTCATTGGACTGTTGATGACGTATTTTCTAAGATTTCGCAAGCAACAGATGGTGATGATGTCATCACGGGTGAAGACACAGATGATATTATTAAAGGCTTAGCTGGTAATGATACCTTATCAGGCAAAGCAGGCAATGACACATTCGAGGGCGGACCTGGTAATGATACCATCGATGGTGGAACAGGCAAAAATACCTATATTTTTGGTAAAGGAGATGGTCAAGATATAATTACTTTTTCTGATCGAGGAAATGAGCCCTCTTTACAGACTATTCAGTTTAAAGAAGGTATTTCTGCTGATGATATTGAAATTTGGCAATCTGATAGTGCTGAAATCACTATTAAAATAAAAAATACAACAGATCAAATAGTTCTTAAAGGTGAATTAGACGATAAAAAGGCTATTGTCTTTACTGATGGCCAAAAATGGGACCATGAGGAAGTTCTAAAACAATTGAGAATCGGTTATGACCATGATCAACGTATTACTGGCTCCGATGAAGATGAAACGTTTGATGGCAAAGCCGGCAATGATATTTTAGATGGTCGAAAAGGCCGTAATATATTTTTATTTGGCCGAGGTGATGGGCAGGATGAAATTCACAGCCGTCACTTCGAGCAGGATGACGCCCATAATATTATTCGTTTTAAAGAGGGAATTACGCCAGATGATGTGATTGTAGAGCGACGTTATTCCGAAACGATGGGGTTGGTTGATATGGAATATTATGACCTCTTGTTAAAGTTAAAAGGTAGTGATGATCAACTACGTTTACAGAGCTTCTTTATGGGTGGAAACCGCATGCTTGATAAAGCTGAGTTTGCTGATGGCACTGAGTGGTCTTCTGATGAAATAAAGCAAATGGTTCTACAAGGCAGTCCTAATAATGATCATTTGGAAGGCTATTATGATAGTAATGACAAAATTAATGGATTTACTGGTCATGATAATCTAAAAGGATTTTCTGGTGACGATGTGTTAGATGGTGGTGCAGGTAATGACAGCCTTATTGGAGGTGAGGGTAGTGACACCTATATATTTGGCCGAGGATATGGGCGGGATATAATTAGTGCTAATTCCAGTGGTGATAGTGTTGAAACGCTGCAATTTAAAGAAGGTGTTGCAGAGAGTGATTTAGCATTTTGGCAACAAGAAAACGACCTCTTTATTGGCATTAAAAACACACAAGATCGAGTGCAAATTAACCGGTTTTTTGTAAACGATTCTAATAAAATCGATCTTATTAAGTTTGCCGATGGCTCTACCCTTAGCCTTGATGATGTAGACCAGTTTATAAAGCCTAGTGATAAAAATAATGTGTTGTATGGTGATCGTGGCAATAACGAAATTGATGGCTTAGGTGGTGATGATGAAATCTACGGCGGCGAAGGCTCTGACACCTTGAAAGGCGGTGACGGAAATGACACCTTACATGCAGCTGATTCCTATCACGACCGCGCACCAAACACTTTAATTGGAGGTAAAGGCAATGACACTTTATACGGCTCTTATGGTGAAGAAACCTATATTTATAATTTAGGTGATGGTCAAGACCGGATTATCGAAACCAGTCGTAACCAAGTGTTTGGTGGTTTACCAACCTCAGACGACAAATTGGTATTTGGCGAAGGGGTTAGTGCTACTGACCTGTCGTTTATTCGTGAAGGCTATGATTTAGCGGTTTACCATAAAAATGGCTCAGATCAAATTACCATCCAGGATTGGTTTGTGCGCTATGGTGGTAATGCTCCTGCTTACTTCACTATTAAAAGCTTTGAGTTTGCTGATGGCTCTACGTTGTCTGACAGCCAGGTAGAGTCACAATTGACGACAGAGCGTCCCAAGCCTACGCGTATATTAAGCAATTCACCTAAATCAGAAACCTTTACTGGCCAAACCGGCAATGACACCTACCAATTTACGGCAGGTGACGGCCAAGACACCATTAACAACACCACTCCTACCCCCGATACGGATAATGATGTACTTAAGTTGTCAGGTATTACCAAGGATAAACTCTGGTTTAAAAAAGAAGGTGATAATTTAGCCGTTGATGTACTGGGCTCTGATGACCAAATTACCATTAGTGATTGGTTTGCTGAGGAAAGTGCTCAACTGGATGCCATTGAAACCGAAAGCTTTGTATTAAGCCGTGCCAAAGTAGACAGTTTAGTGCAAGCGATGGCTGCGTTTAATGATTATGAAACCGCTGATGGCAATATGGTGGCAGAGGTACACACTAGCCTAACGCCAACATTAACAGCCGCTTGGCAGGCTAAGTAA